CGTCGAAACTTATGTAAACAGCAGTGAAACCACCGACCGGGAACCTAATTTAACGGCTCTTCTCTCGTGTTGGCACGCCGGCTGGTTCTTTGCTTCCTCTGACTCCTTGCCATTTTATCTGTGTCAACTTTATTTACGACACGCACCGTGACAATGCAAGGAACTTTCAGCGTTCCATGGTAATCTTGCTTATCGTGGAGAACGTAATTTGCACGGTGGATGCGCGTTTCACGAATTCTTGAGAGAAAACTCTTTTGAATTTATTCGGGGGAAAATCCTATATTAActagaaatttttatcatcttTAATACGTATGGGTCGTAgaattttagtaaatttttcaggtatgaataaaaaaatcgaTGCATTTAACATGATGATATATCAATATGTATGCAGTATCCCAACGACTCCCTGACGAACTTTGGTATCGTAGTTTATGCTGTACACGTATTAAcaaattcgaaaaaattctgaaaagCCAGCGGAATTTCCATTAGAATATAATCTATCGATAACCGGTTGTTGGATCTACAGTTagcgtatatctttatatgtaattttattcgatctaTTGATCTTAAGCGTCGCATtagaagtataatttattaataacaagaTACCGTCTCACGTAATGGGTCAAGGAACATCCTTGAATTCGATTAACAGGAGAATTGTTCGACGAACGTCAGTTTATAACGACAAATCGCGATGCATTTAGTTTCCTAATTATTGCTATTTTACATAACGATCGTTGTCAAATAATTAtcaagaaaagagaaagagaattgCAATCTTCATTCAGTAAGCTGCTTCAGTAAGCCGAAGAATTGCAAACTATCAAAAGAATGTTCTGAGAAGGTCGTTCTTTCATTGTATCTACCTTTCTAAGAAATTTAAGCCGCTATAccaattgtttgaatttttcttctacatacaaaatatttaataaaatcagaaATGGACAAGATAATAAAAGTCTCGAATTATTGCCATATTTTTGATTACAGATCAAATTAAAGGATGCACGTAGataatcgaaattttaattcgtaagatatttttcatttaccaaatgaaaaacagagaaacataaaaatcaaagttttaatataatctCAATGTCCGATAAAAGTAgaattcttttcattctttttttttttttttttttttttttttacctatACTATCTCCACTTCTTTCATACAAAATCGATCGTAATTCAAAAAGATCGATCCAATCTTTACTACGAGTCGTAAATGACAAATCTCAAAATCTTTACAAAATCCCTCGCTACGATGAAAGATCACAGTAGGAAGAGCCGAAGGTATTATATCGCCCAACGGGTTTGATCTCCCGTCCGATCTCTCTTCGAAACAAGCAGCTGTGTCTTCCTACCTGTGGCAACGATGAACACGACGACACAGAACAGCAATCGACTCCTTTTTGACGTCATCCTTCACGAAAATCGTTTTTCCAATTCTTGTTACagtttgattaaatttacacAGCACTTACGTCCGAAGGTAAATGTTTAAAGGTAATCTTTAAATCGTGGGTTCGTGTTGCACGGACATACTTGTTGTCGATAAACCActggaagaaagaaatgtcACGGTACTGTTAGCCAAGGTTCACCAGCAATGGTGTCTGCCATGGACTACGGGAGTCGGGAACCGAACGGTAGGAACCGTTCTTAGCTCATTGGCTGACCACTTTCTACCACCGCACCGTCACCATCGTCCGAGAAATCTTCGCTTTTATTCGCACTAAAGCTGATAGTGGTTTCGAGTAAAGTCTTCCGAAAGTCTGGATTCTTGACAATTTTTAGACACTCCTCGGATAATTTCGAACTGGATAACCAGCCatctttctaatattttaattcggTTAATTCAATCGGGATATGATTGTCATTGCTTCGTGTTAAAAAGCGAAACAGAGGTATAAAGGCCATTATTCATTAAGAATAATAACCATTAGATtttaatgtacaaaaatacatacgtatatacacaAAAAGGTATTTTTCTCGTACTATTTCATCAACTAAAACTATCTAATATtgaaaatctattaaatatttgtaaggTATACAAGAAtacactttttctttttttttttttttttattatcgtaaGAATACATGTGTACGcgtattatgtaaaaaatataattatattcaaaacTCAACCTTGATCATTTGTGGCCCCTTCCTCTGCTTTCCTTTTGTAgccgatttctttttctttacctTCCCGTTGTCTCCTTCTCGAGCTCCAGTAGGCTGCCAATAAGGATTGGAATATCCCTGTTCGcgttttataacgtttaattctTGAGATGCTAAATGAAGTTTAACAACGGTTTCCGAATCTAACAAATATTTGGTATGATACGTAAAATTTAAGGACCAATTTATGATCGGATTCCATTTTTCTTGCGCTTTAAGTATACGGTGAACAAAATGaggaaaatgaagaagaataTCCCCAAAGAATGCCGTGTTTTCTAAGACAGTAGATATTgctaaaaaaaagaaaaagaaaaaaggccATATGATGTTTCTAATCACGTTAAaacttattttcttataaaatcgAAGATTATATCGATAACAAAACAATTACCAGTTTGTATAGTAATATTTTGTGGCAAGAATCTATTATCTGGATTGAAATCTTCATTTGCGATTAACGCTTTATTTACCTCGATTGCATCGATCATCTTTTCACCAATAACTAAAATCATCTTATACAAACGTTCGTAGTTATCTATTTTCTGAAGACGTTTAATGGCTTTAGCATGTTCCTTGCGTTGGTGTTCAAATGATTTTTTGACTAATGATATTTCAGTTAAGATGATTCaatcgatataataataaataaagatttattattatctatagCATAGTATCtctaaatatgtaatttatatgcaatacatattataataaacgACATATTGTATGTAGAATCAAAAGGATACAActgcaattataaaaatgcCATAAAcatgatataataaatgtcCAAATAAAggctaattatattttgagcGGATACATAATTCTTCGTAGATCTTGATTTGAGATGCATCACTATTTTGCGGCTTCCCGCTGATTTGGTGATCAACACCGATGGAAATATACTGCGCATGCGCGGTACATGTCAACACTGACACGATTGCGACATAAAAGAGAATGCGTGGCATTTTGTCGAACGAAAACTGCTtgacatataaaataatatatcgatataataaCCAAGGTATCAAGGTAAGAAATAGTTGTCAAATGTCCATGATACCTGTGCTTTTCCAGAAAAAACTACACGATCTTCGACAAAATTCAATCGACAATGTGAAGCCGCAAGTTTACAAACGCGACATTCCAATAATGCTGCCatctattaaatttcgtacATCGAATGTATCAATATTAGTGTCGACTTTTCCGCAAATGATCAAAAGATTTACATTTGTATTATGCTTACGCGAGGAATTTAAATCACGATGTATATGTGTCTTTTTAGATTTTCTTGTTGACCCTATCCACGAGAAGTGCTAAATCGTATTAGGAGATCTCTCTGTACGTACAACAGGGCAACATTTAAGTCATTAAGAAAACATTAGATAGGGAAGATTGAATTCACGTTACATGTATATGGCATGATGATTTGATATGATATGAagatatttccatttaaaatcttaataatatatttaatggtTTCATAATTTCGGGTCTAATGTCGACAACAAATATGGCAGCGATAGATGATACAAAACTTGATGTAAGTATTTATGTCGGAAATGTAATGTTAAAgatgtcattttatttttcattaagcgcattaattttttgtgatggtactttatataattaaaatttttcaatagaagtattgataataatatgtaaacaTTTCAatgacaaatataatataatgatattaatatcaaattttaatttgaagtttAAAGTTACGATGGAATATGCTGACCCTCAGAATATCGAAGGTGAGCTGACAGTAGGAAgcaaacaaaaatcaaatctTGGAGAACCTGAATTTAATACTTTGGATGAACCAATCAGGGATACAATTGTAAgcttgcaaaatattttgtatgtatatatataagaaaattatagtctgttacattatattatatttattatattatattacattatagcTCAGGGATGTCAGAGCAGTGGGCAGGAAATTTTATCATGTTTTATATCCCAAGGAGAAGAAATCCCTATTAAAGGAATGTATGTTAATAGAAGAatcttaatattataaatcataaattatatatagtagtgtcttatttttaatttttaattctaggGGATCTTTGGGGACCACTAGTATTATGTACATTCATGGCAatgtaagtttaatattttttataatattccgCATACTGTTCTAATTATGATTATAAACCATAGTACATTTACGACCAACTGTTGTTGTTTTAGGATATTACAAGGTTCTTCTGATAcagcaaataattttaatgacgGGGGACCAGAGTTTGCAGAGGTTTTTGTAATCGTATGGATTGGATCTATGGTTGTTACATTGAACTCCAAATTATTAGGTGGTAACATGTAAGTAATTACACTGCGTAGAGAAATTTAGTATTTGTTGTAATACTAACAATTATGATAGTATACTGCATGACTTTTATGCGCGTGAATTTGTAGATCATTAAGAGATTTgtaattctttattataaaacatagttattttatttgaaaaaatttgttttataaatataatatgctGTTATAATAGAAGAATGAATGATATATGAAGTATGCATTTTATTTgctaaaagatatattaatatgtttgTTATAGATCTTTTTTCCAAAGCATTTGTGTCTTAGGATATTGCTTGTTGCCAACTGCCATTGCTCTAATTTTATGTAGAATCATATTAATGGCAGAACAGACTACTTTCTTATTTAGTCTAAGATTCGTAATTACCATGATTGGATTCATATGGGCAACATATGgttagtataattttatagagtTTTATATCGATGGACGCTTGCATATCAAATTCTTACATTGATACATTCTTGTAAATATGATTTGTATACATTTTAGCATCCATGGCATTTCTTGGCGACAGT
This Bombus pascuorum chromosome 1, iyBomPasc1.1, whole genome shotgun sequence DNA region includes the following protein-coding sequences:
- the LOC132912454 gene encoding coiled-coil domain-containing protein 134-like yields the protein MPRILFYVAIVSVLTCTAHAQYISIGVDHQISGKPQNSDASQIKIYEELFKKSFEHQRKEHAKAIKRLQKIDNYERLYKMILVIGEKMIDAIEVNKALIANEDFNPDNRFLPQNITIQTAISTVLENTAFFGDILLHFPHFVHRILKAQEKWNPIINWSLNFTYHTKYLLDSETVVKLHLASQELNVIKREQGYSNPYWQPTGAREGDNGKVKKKKSATKGKQRKGPQMIKVEF
- the LOC132912461 gene encoding protein YIPF6; its protein translation is MSTTNMAAIDDTKLDFKVTMEYADPQNIEGELTVGSKQKSNLGEPEFNTLDEPIRDTILRDVRAVGRKFYHVLYPKEKKSLLKEWDLWGPLVLCTFMAMILQGSSDTANNFNDGGPEFAEVFVIVWIGSMVVTLNSKLLGGNISFFQSICVLGYCLLPTAIALILCRIILMAEQTTFLFSLRFVITMIGFIWATYASMAFLGDSQPIGKKALAVYPIFLFYFVISWLVISHTT